A genomic region of Nymphaea colorata isolate Beijing-Zhang1983 chromosome 2, ASM883128v2, whole genome shotgun sequence contains the following coding sequences:
- the LOC116248839 gene encoding putative callose synthase 8 isoform X2: protein MELGEIVVVEPVVDQGRPECSSPSAAPARRISRTRTANYVPNYFDSETLPLGISDKIQRFLRVANEIRDESPRASYMCRFHAFAKAHEIDPSSSIRGVRQLKTALIGQLERDEAIILSQQKQENSVRELYRMYMKYQNVIRSCEVHDTTDRDVRTRAHAIASVLYEVLGDVSPGVTLPVPETPVYNIIPLGSGGAQHAIMQFPEIKATIAALRKIRGLPWPTNHFSSGDDDMDLLDWLQCWFRFQEGNVKNQREHLILLLANIHIRQFPRPEPLSELDDRAINELMKRLFKNYKAWCKFLGRPSNLWLPAVHQEVQQYKLLYIALYLLIWGEASNLRFMPECLCYIFHHMAYELVSHLSGAVSFKTGESFTPIYGQGKGDFLTQVITPIYNVVYKRSNNGTAGHSQWRNYDDLNEFFWSPDCFQLGWPMRSGMADLADFFSTLPPDKHRTCPMDDEKPIWLGKTNFVEIRSFWHLFRSFDRMWAFLLLALQAMIVMAWHGVQSPFDVLDASILKDMMSIFITSSVINFLRAILDIVFTWKARKSMCFSQKLRLVLKLVAAIIWAILLSFYYAFPRHRSFCFSRMFSNRASQWSCLSPYTITIIAYMTPNAIGVLLFFLPALASCVETSTWKIFAILSWWVQPRLYVGRGMQESTISLTKYSVFWTLLLTSKLLFSYYFEVLPLVGPTKQIMEMNIKKYEWHEFFPEVKNNAGAVVAVWAPVILVYFMDTQIWYAVFCTIFGGLSGVFHHLGEIRTMGTLRTRFHSLPSAFNVHLMPKSTKRKTGSFFSSNFSKASEKAQNRSAEFAQVWNQIITSFRSEDLISNREMDLMIVPISSELGDSSACCPLFLLAAKLSTAVDIAKNFIGTDRDLYKTIKKDVYMLSAVKECYESLKHIFNLLVVGDREKRIMSGIIEQVETSVKESTFLMHFRMKELPILHKKFVQMVDLLIENKVDCQGKLVRLLQDIFEVVTEDMIIHGCSFCDSVRCSHSADDMLLFLPSDTNAVLSYPLPESADDMLLFLPSDTNAVLSYPLPDDSSLQEKIKRLYLLLTINESAMDIPVNLEARRRISFFSTSLFMDMPPAPKVRSMIPFSVITPYYMEEVTFSEEELHSVQDAVSIIFYMQTIYPGFYLLNSLFRFFYVHLFLVLSCSSISPDEWKNFLERIECGDSDFTDAEKMEELRKWASYRGQTLSRTVRGMMYYKEALKLQAFLDMANEEEICKGYDAVKRNGNAHHRLLAQLEGVADMKFTYVVSCQNFGAQKSSGDPRAHDIVDLMIKYPSLRVAYIEEREMGNGHKVYFSVLVKAANNLDQEVYRIQLPGPPIIGEGKPENQNHAIIFTRGEGLQTIDMNQDNYLEEAFKMRNLLQEFLHHSRKRPPTILGMREHIFTGSVSSLAGFMSYQETSFVTIGQRLLANPLKVRFHYGHPDVFDRIFHLTRGGVSKASKVINLSEDIFAGYNSTLRQGNVTYHEYMQVGKGRDLGLNQISLFEAKVANGNAEQSLSRDIYRLGHRFDFFRMLSCYYTTVGFYFSALVTVLGIYVFLYGQLYLVLSGLEKAILSAAGAERNRSLETALASQSFIQLGLLTGLPMLMELGLEKGFRTAVYNFFLMQFQLASVFFTFNLGTKAHYYSCTLLHGGAKYRPTGRRFVVFHASFTENYRLYSRSHFVKGFELVFLLIVYISFCQSYQNNVTYMIVTYSIWFMSLTWLFAPFLFNPSGLEWEKVVQDWFGWNKWIHNQGGIGIHPVKSWESWWDEEHAHLKYSGINGRIAEIVLSFRFFIYQYGLVYHLDIAQRNQDIMVYGISWLVIITFFVLIKISIEGRRRLSANSHALYRLLKAVLFLCFLSILIVLLSLCGLSGKDLFICALAFLPTGWGLLLVAQAVRPLIEKVGIWDSVQVIARSYDYGMGFLLFAPLAVLAFIPSVSEFQTRLLFNQAFSRRLQIQPILKGKRKNKSPP from the exons ATGGAACTCGGAGAGATCGTCGTCGTCGAGCCAGTGGTCGACCAAGGACGGCCGGAGTGCTCTTCCCCTTCTGCTGCCCCTGCGCGGCGTATATCAAGGACCAGAACGGCGAATTATGTGCCTAATTACTTCGACAGCGAGACGCTGCCACTGGGCATCAGCGACAAGATTCAGCGATTTCTCCGTGTAGCTAACGAGATCAGGGATGAGTCGCCTCGCGCCTCCTATATGT GCCGCTTCCATGCATTTGCGAAGGCTCACGAGATTGATCCTAGTTCTTCTATAAGAGGCGTCAGACAACTTAAAACTGCTCTTATAGGCCAGCTTGAACGG GATGAGGCAATCATTTTATCTCAGCAAAAGCAAGAGAATAGTGTACGAGAACTATACCGGATGTACATGAAATATCAAAATGTTATCAGATCTTGTGAAGTTCATGATACAACTGATAG GGATGTCCGAACAAGAGCACATGCAATTGCCTCTGTTTTATATGAAGTACTGGGAGATGTTTCACCTGGAGTTACTTTACCTGTTCCAGAG ACCCCCGTTTATAATATTATCCCACTTGGTTCTGGAGGTGCCCAACACGCCATCATGCAATTTCCTGAG ATTAAAGCTACGATTGCAGCCCTCCGCAAAATTCGTGGCTTACCATGGCCTACCAACCACTTCAGTTCTGGTGATGATGATATGGATTTACTAGATTGGCTTCAATGTTGGTTCAGGTTTCAG GAAGGGAATGTCAAGAATCAGAGAGAACATCTGATTTTGCTGCTTGCTAACATACATATCAGGCAGTTCCCCAGACCAGAGCCACTTTCAGAG CTGGATGATAGAGCGATAAATGAGCTTATGAAAAGGTTATTCAAAAATTACAAGGCATGGTGCAAATTTTTAGGGCGGCCAAGTAATCTTTG GTTGCCAGCTGTTCATCAAGAAGTGCAGCAATATAAACTTTTATACATAGCACTTTATCTTCTCATATGGGGTGAAGCTTCAAACTTGCGGTTTATGCCAGAGTGCCTCTGTTACATTTTTCATCAT ATGGCATATGAACTAGTAAGTCACCTATCTGGTGCTGTAAGCTTCAAAACAGGGGAAAGTTTTACACCCATATATGGTCAAGGGAAAGGAGACTTTCTGACACAAGTCATTACTCCAATTTACAATGTTGTATACAAG AGAAGCAACAATGGAACTGCAGGACACTCTCAATGGAGAAATTATGACGATCTCAATGAGTTCTTCtg GTCGCCTGATTGTTTTCAACTGGGATGGCCAATGCGTTCAGGCATGGCGGACTTGGCGGACTTTTTCTCCACACTTCCACCCGACAAGCATCGG ACATGCCCGATGGATGATGAGAAACCAATATGGCTGGGCAAAACAAATTTTGTTGAGATCCGTTCCTTTTGGCATCTTTTTAGAAGCTTTGATAGGATGTGGGCTTTTTTACTGTTGGCTCTACAG GCGATGATAGTAATGGCATGGCATGGAGTACAATCTCCGTTTGATGTGCTAGATGCATCCATCTTGAAAGATATGATGAGCATTTTCATAACTTCTTCTGTTATCAACTTCCTGCGAG CAATTCTTGACATTGTCTTCACATGGAAGGCAAGGAAAAGCATGTGTTTCTCTCAAAAGTTGAGACTTGTGTTGAAATTGGTTGCGGCCATTATATGGGCCATCCTCCTGTCATTTTATTATGCATTTCCAAGACACCgttccttttgcttttcaagGATGTTCAGCAATAGAGCAAGCCAATGGAGCTGTCTGTCACCATACACAATAACTATCATCGCATACATGACTCCCAATGCCATTGGggtgcttttattttttcttcctgcTCTAGCTTCATGTGTTGAAACTTCAACGTGGAAAATCTTTGCCATCTTGTCTTGGTGGGTTCAG CCTCGGCTTTATGTTGGACGAGGGATGCAAGAAAGTACAATCTCACTGACGAA GTATTCTGTCTTTTGGACGCTCTTATTGACAAGCAAATTGTTATTCAGCTACTACTTTGAG GTTCTGCCATTAGTTGGACCCACTAAGCAGATTATGGAGATGAACATAAAGAAGTATGAATGGCACGAATTCTTCCCTGAAG TGAAGAACAATGCTGGCGCAGTTGTTGCTGTTTGGGCACCTGTTATCCTC GTATATTTCATGGACACACAAATTTGGTATGCTGTTTTCTGTACTATCTTCGGTGGACTTTCTGGTGTTTTTCATCACCTTGGCGAG ATCCGCACAATGGGAACACTTAGAACTAGATTTCATTCTTTGCCTTCTGCTTTTAATGTTCACCTTATGCCAAAGTCTACGAAACGCAAAACGGGTAGCTTCTTCAGCAGTAACTTCAGCAAG GCATCAGAAAAAGCACAAAACCGGAGTGCTGAATTTGCTCAAGTCTGGAACCAAATTATCACTAGTTTTCGCTCGGAGGATCTCATAAGTAACAG AGAAATGGATCTGATGATCGTACCGATCTCTTCAGAGTTAGGTGATTCCTCAGCCTGTTGTCCGCTCTTCCTGCTAGCTGCAAAG CTCTCAACAGCAGTAGACATTGCAAAGAATTTTATCGGCACAGATAGAGATCTTTAcaaaacaattaagaaagaTGTTTACATGCTTAGCGCTGTAAAAGAATGTTATGAATCACTGAAGCATATATTCAATCTGCTTGTTGTTGGGGACAGAGAAAAAAG GATTATGTCTGGCATCATTGAGCAAGTCGAAACAAGCGTTAAGGAATCTACCTTTCTCATGCACTTCAGGATGAAGGAGCTGCCTATTTTGCATAAGAAGTTTGTTCAAATGGTTGATCTTTTG attgaaaATAAGGTTGACTGCCAAGGGAAGCTGGTGAGATTACTCCAAGATATATTTGAAGTAGTAACAGAGGATATGATTATTCATGGTTGCAG CTTTTGTGATTCCGTTCGCTGCTCCCACTCAGCAGACGACATGCTACTATTTTTACCATCTGACACAAATGCCGTTCTTTCTTACCCTCTTCCTGAGTCAGCAGACGACATGCTACTATTTTTACCATCAGACACAAATGCCGTTCTTTCTTACCCTCTTCCTGATGACAGTTCTCTACAGGAGAAG ATAAAAAGATTATATCTGCTGTTAACGATAAATGAATCTGCTATGGATATCCCTGTGAACTTGGAAGCTAGACGCCGTATTTCCTTCTTCAGTACTTCTCTCTTTATGGATATGCCTCCGGCGCCTAAAGTTCGTAGCATGATACCATTCAG TGTCATAACTCCATACTACATGGAGGAAGTTACTTTTTCAGAGGAAGAACTTCACTCGGTGCAAGATGCAGTTTCCATCATCTTTTATATGCAAACGATATATCCAGGTTTCTATCTTTTGAATTCGTTATTTAGATTCTTTTACGTACATTTGTTCTTGGTACTAAGTTGTTCATCTATATCGCCAGATGAATGGAAAAACTTTTTGGAGCGCATAGAATGTGGGGACAGTGATTTTACTGATGCTGAAAAAATGGAGGAGTTAAGGAAATGGGCTTCATACCGTGGACAGACATTAAGTCGAACAG tGAGAGGGATGATGTACTACAAAGAGGCGCTGAAGCTTCAAGCTTTCTTAGATATGGCCAATGAAGAAG AGATTTGTAAGGGTTATGATGCTGTTAAGAGGAATGGGAATGCCCATCACAGGTTATTGGCACAACTGGAAGGAGTTGCtgatatgaaatttacatatgtCGTGTCCTGCCAAAATTTTGGTGCTCAAAAATCGTCCGGAGACCCTCGTGCCCATGACATTGTCGACTTAATGATCAA atATCCATCACTACGGGTTGCTTATATTGAGGAGAGAGAAATGGGAAACGGCCATAAGGTTTATTTCTCCGTCCTAGTCAAGGCAGCCAACAATTTGGATCAG GAAGTATATCGCATACAGCTACCTGGTCCACCTATTATTGGAGAAGGGAAGCCTGAAAACCAAAATCATGCAATTATTTTCACACGTGGTGAGGGCCTTCAAACAATTGACATGAACCAA GACAACTACCTAGAGGAAGCATTCAAAATGAGAAATCTATTGCAGGAGTTCCTCCACCATTCAAGAAAGCGTCCTCCAACTATACTTGGGATGCGCGAACACATATTCACTGGAAG TGTCTCGTCTCTAGCTGGATTCATGTCCTATCAAGAGACTAGCTTTGTAACCATTGGTCAACGGCTGTTAGCAAATCCACTCAA GGTACGTTTCCATTATGGCCACCCAGATGTGTTTGACAGGATTTTTCACTTGACAAGAGGTGGAGTTAGCAAAGCATCAAAAGTTATCAACCTGAGTGAAGATATCTTTGCAG GATACAATTCCACTTTACGACAAGGAAATGTAACTTATCATGAATACATGCAAGTTGGTAAAGGTCGAGATCTAGGTCTTAATCAAATTTCACTTTTTGAAGCCAAAGTTGCCAATGGAAATGCTGAACAATCTCTAAGCCGTGATATATATCGCCTTGGGCATCGGTTTGATTTCTTCCGGATGTTATCCTGCTACTATACAACGGTCGGATTTTACTTCAGTGCATTG GTAACAGTTCTTGGAATATACGTCTTCCTATATGGGCAACTCTATCTAGTTCTAAGTGGTTTGGAGAAAGCAATCCTTTCTGCAGCTGGTGCAGAGCGTAATAGATCTTTGGAAACAGCTCTGGCTTCTCAGTCGTTCATTCAACTTGGACTTCTGACGGGCTTACCAATGTTGATGGAGCTTGGACTCGAGAAAGGATTTCGTACAGCTGTGTACAATTTTTTCCTCATGCAGTTCCAACTAGCCTCTGTCTTCTTTACGTTTAACCTTGGAACAAAAGCACATTATTACAGTTGTACTCTACTTCATGGAGGTGCTAAATATAGGCCAACAGGTCGAAGATTCGTGGTATTTCATGCAAGTTTCACCGAAAATTACCGCCTGTATTCACGCAGCCACTTTGTTAAAGGATTTGAattggttttccttttgattgtTTACATCTCATTTTGCCAATCTTACCAGAACAATGTCACATATATGATAGTTACATACTCCATCTGGTTCATGTCTCTTACCTGGCTGTTTGCACCTTTCCTGTTTAATCCATCTGGCCTTGAGTGGGAAAAAGTCGTACAGGATTGGTTTGGTTGGAATAAGTGGATCCACAATCAAGGTGGGATTGGGATTCATCCTGTTAAGAGTTGGGAATCATGGTGGGATGAAGAACATGCACATTTGAAATATTCAGGGATAAATGGAAGAATAGCTGAAATAGTTCTGTCATTCCGATTCTTCATCTATCAGTATGGGCTAGTCTATCACCTTGATATTGCACAAAGAAACCAAGATATCAtg GTCTACGGCATTTCTTGGCTTGTGATAATAACTTTTTTTGTGCTAATCAAG ATTTCTATTGAAGGTCGGCGGAGGCTAAGTGCAAATTCCCATGCCTTGTACAGGCTACTCAAAGCCGTACTCTTCTTGTGCTTCTTGTCCATATTGATTGTTCTTCTTTCCCTGTGTGGATTGTCAGGGAAGGACCTGTTTATATGCGCTCTGGCATTCTTGCCTACTGGATGGGGTTTGCTATTG GTTGCACAAGCTGTAAGGCCTTTGATAGAGAAAGTTGGCATATGGGATTCAGTTCAAGTTATTGCTCGATCTTATGACTATGGAATGGGGTTCCTTCTTTTTGCACCTTTGGCAGTATTAGCATTCATTCCATCAGTATCTGAATTCCAAACAAGACTTCTTTTCAATCAGGCCTTCAGTCGGCGACTTCAAATACAACCGATTCTTAAAGGAAAACGCAAGAATAAGTCACCACCTTGA